The Microbacterium sp. Nx66 genome contains a region encoding:
- a CDS encoding ABC transporter substrate-binding protein, translating into MKLTKTLIAASAVAVLGVSALAGCSSGGGDDAATGEAVALTIAKPDGAITTESNNPYVGDSSASKYGYGKVVFETLGLVNQTGDRGVTPWLAESIEWNDDYTAVTVVPRPDVTWSDGEPFTADDIVYSYELVSTPALDTAGLKFEGATVDGDAVTLTFGESKYVNQARVLHVPIVPKHIWENLDDPATDPVKGDDLVGTGPYALSNWSTESVTLTARDDYWGGDLAVPELHYVSYGDNTALTTALAQGEADWAQAFIPQIQEQFLDADPEHNKFWAAPTTGSATLFMNLQQKPFDDPTFRQALAWVIDRDAYVDIAREGASEPVWSVTGLSSILDDEIQPEFEGQEYAVDAEKARDLLESAGYTWKDDALIDPDGTPVSFTLSVPSGWSDWNTAQELIAEDVTEAIGAEVKIDMPDWGGWQVPRDEGTFSAIIHWLEDSGTAYGLYTSTMDPRWISPEGIAGFNFGRFEDPEATAALNGYANASSDEERTTALTTLQEIFVEQVPAIPLGAHPLLGEFNTRNYVGWPSEEDPYASADPTQQNIVQILTKLELAD; encoded by the coding sequence ATGAAGCTCACGAAAACCCTGATCGCCGCCAGCGCGGTCGCCGTCCTCGGCGTCTCCGCGCTCGCCGGATGCTCGTCCGGAGGGGGCGACGACGCCGCCACGGGCGAGGCCGTCGCCCTCACCATCGCCAAGCCGGACGGCGCCATCACCACCGAGTCGAACAACCCGTACGTCGGAGACTCGTCCGCCTCGAAGTACGGCTACGGAAAGGTCGTCTTCGAGACCCTCGGCCTCGTCAACCAGACCGGAGACCGCGGGGTCACCCCCTGGCTCGCGGAGAGCATCGAGTGGAACGACGACTACACCGCCGTGACCGTCGTGCCCCGCCCCGACGTCACCTGGAGCGACGGGGAGCCGTTCACCGCCGACGACATCGTCTACTCGTACGAGCTCGTCTCCACGCCCGCGCTGGACACGGCCGGTCTGAAGTTCGAGGGCGCCACCGTCGACGGCGACGCGGTCACCCTGACGTTCGGCGAGTCGAAGTACGTCAACCAGGCGCGCGTCCTGCACGTGCCGATCGTTCCGAAGCACATCTGGGAGAACCTCGACGACCCCGCCACCGATCCCGTCAAGGGCGACGACCTCGTCGGCACCGGCCCCTACGCCCTCTCCAACTGGTCCACCGAGTCGGTCACGCTCACCGCGCGCGACGACTACTGGGGCGGCGACCTCGCCGTGCCCGAGCTGCACTACGTCTCCTACGGCGACAACACCGCGCTGACCACGGCCCTCGCCCAGGGCGAGGCGGACTGGGCGCAGGCGTTCATCCCGCAGATCCAGGAGCAGTTCCTCGACGCCGACCCCGAGCACAACAAGTTCTGGGCCGCCCCGACCACCGGCTCGGCGACGCTCTTCATGAACCTGCAGCAGAAGCCGTTCGACGACCCGACGTTCCGCCAGGCTCTCGCCTGGGTCATCGATCGCGACGCCTACGTGGACATCGCCCGGGAGGGCGCCAGCGAGCCGGTCTGGTCGGTGACCGGATTGTCGTCGATCCTGGACGACGAGATCCAGCCCGAGTTCGAGGGCCAGGAGTACGCCGTCGACGCCGAGAAGGCGCGGGATCTGCTGGAGTCAGCCGGGTACACCTGGAAGGACGACGCGCTGATCGATCCGGACGGCACCCCCGTCTCGTTCACGCTGTCGGTGCCCTCGGGCTGGAGCGACTGGAACACGGCACAGGAGCTCATCGCGGAGGATGTGACCGAGGCCATCGGTGCCGAGGTGAAGATCGACATGCCCGACTGGGGCGGCTGGCAGGTCCCGCGTGACGAGGGCACGTTCTCCGCGATCATCCACTGGCTGGAGGACAGCGGCACCGCTTACGGCCTCTACACCTCGACCATGGACCCCCGCTGGATCTCCCCGGAGGGCATCGCCGGGTTCAACTTCGGCCGCTTCGAGGACCCGGAGGCCACGGCGGCGCTGAACGGCTACGCCAACGCGTCGTCGGACGAGGAGCGCACCACCGCCCTCACCACGCTGCAGGAGATCTTCGTCGAGCAGGTGCCCGCCATCCCGCTCGGCGCGCACCCGCTGCTGGGGGAGTTCAACACCCGGAACTACGTGGGCTGGCCCTCCGAGGAGGACCCGTACGCCTCGGCCGATCCGACCCAGCAGAACATCGTGCAGATCCTCACCAAGCTGGAACTCGCCGACTAG
- a CDS encoding ABC transporter ATP-binding protein, with translation MSDPLLTVRDFSVVYDVDPPVAAVKNVTLELQRGEILGLAGESGCGKTTLAYGVQRLLRAPAVITSGSVTFHDVTGVDIDINALDVDAMQRFRWDKVSMVFQGAMNALNPVATVGSQLEDVFEIHRPDMTRKQRRAEAEELLEIVKVGRERARSFPHELSGGMRQRVMIAMALALRPQLMVMDEPTTALDVLVQREILTQISQLRHEFGFSVVFITHDLPLLLEISDRIAIMREGEIIELDTAERIWTQPEHEYTKTLLSSFPRLTGERRVLVR, from the coding sequence ATGTCAGATCCCCTGCTCACCGTGCGCGACTTCTCCGTCGTGTACGACGTCGACCCGCCCGTCGCGGCGGTGAAGAACGTGACCCTCGAACTGCAGCGCGGCGAGATCCTCGGCCTCGCCGGCGAGAGCGGCTGCGGCAAGACGACGCTCGCGTACGGCGTCCAGCGGCTGCTGCGCGCGCCCGCCGTGATCACGAGCGGCAGCGTCACCTTCCACGACGTGACCGGTGTCGACATCGACATCAACGCGCTGGACGTCGACGCGATGCAGCGATTCCGCTGGGACAAGGTGTCGATGGTGTTCCAGGGGGCGATGAACGCCCTCAATCCGGTGGCGACGGTCGGATCGCAGCTGGAGGACGTGTTCGAGATCCACCGACCCGACATGACCCGGAAGCAGCGCCGAGCCGAGGCGGAGGAGCTGCTCGAGATCGTGAAGGTCGGGCGTGAGCGTGCTCGCTCCTTCCCGCACGAGCTGTCCGGAGGCATGCGGCAGCGCGTCATGATCGCGATGGCCCTGGCGCTGCGGCCGCAGCTCATGGTGATGGACGAGCCCACCACGGCGCTCGACGTCCTCGTGCAGCGGGAGATCCTCACGCAGATCTCGCAGCTGCGGCACGAGTTCGGGTTCTCGGTCGTCTTCATCACGCACGACCTCCCCCTCCTGCTGGAGATCAGCGACCGGATCGCGATCATGCGCGAGGGAGAGATCATCGAGCTCGATACGGCAGAGCGCATCTGGACGCAGCCCGAGCACGAGTACACGAAGACCCTGCTGTCGTCGTTCCCCCGGCTCACCGGGGAGAGAAGAGTGCTGGTGCGATGA
- a CDS encoding ABC transporter ATP-binding protein, whose protein sequence is MTTLEFRHVTKAYNVRGAGQIKALDDVSFTLTSGQTIGLVGQSGSGKSTIAKILTQLETPTAGDLLLDGAPVPRRGRGLRRYRQQLRMVFQDPFASLNPSHSIRYHLERPLRLDDVVSRAETEAEVRRLLERVRLDPDAVIDRRPHELSGGQRQRVAIARALASRPSLLVADEPVSMLDVSIRLGVLTLLADLQREEGLGVLYITHDLATARHFSDEIMVLNQGRVVEYGTADDVILDPQDPYTRALRAASPDPEKHFASAASNGGAR, encoded by the coding sequence ATGACCACCCTCGAATTCCGTCACGTCACGAAGGCGTACAACGTCCGAGGCGCCGGCCAGATCAAAGCCCTCGACGACGTGAGCTTCACGCTGACATCCGGGCAGACGATCGGCCTGGTCGGACAGTCCGGCAGCGGCAAGTCCACGATCGCGAAGATCCTCACCCAGCTCGAGACCCCGACTGCCGGCGACCTGCTGCTGGACGGCGCGCCGGTCCCGCGCCGCGGCCGCGGACTGCGGAGATATCGGCAGCAGCTGCGGATGGTCTTCCAGGACCCGTTCGCCTCCCTCAACCCCTCGCACTCCATCCGGTACCACCTGGAGCGGCCCCTCCGTCTCGACGACGTCGTGTCCAGAGCGGAGACGGAGGCCGAGGTGCGCCGGCTCCTGGAGCGCGTGCGCCTCGACCCGGATGCGGTGATCGACCGCCGACCGCACGAGCTCTCCGGCGGGCAGCGTCAGCGTGTCGCCATCGCGCGGGCGCTCGCCTCCCGGCCGTCGCTCCTCGTCGCCGACGAGCCCGTCTCCATGCTGGACGTCTCCATCCGGCTCGGGGTGCTCACCCTCCTCGCCGATCTGCAGCGTGAGGAAGGGCTCGGCGTGCTCTACATCACCCACGACCTCGCCACCGCACGCCACTTCAGCGACGAGATCATGGTCCTCAACCAGGGCCGGGTCGTCGAGTACGGCACGGCGGACGACGTGATCCTCGATCCACAGGACCCCTACACCCGCGCTCTGCGCGCCGCATCGCCCGACCCGGAGAAGCACTTCGCGTCGGCGGCATCGAACGGAGGTGCGCGGTGA
- a CDS encoding ABC transporter permease translates to MSTAFPQLDDNDLIAQSAREAGTTATTVDRGTRRVPWRFFAGRAAFYLFTLWAAITINFFLPRLMKGDAVTSYLARNRTVSPEAADALRILLGIDTDKSLWQQYLEYWGMLLRGDLGISTLHGLRPVAEVLGAALPWTLGLVGIATIISFALGTVAGAIVGWKRGSKLDAIIPVTTFFNTIPYFWLGLIAIAIFSSTLKWFPSSHAYDKGQSPEWSLDFIGQVIAHGTLPALTIVVASLGGWVLGMRNMMLTVLDDDYITVAQAKGMPNRRVLWAYAARNAVLPQIQSFALSIGFIVGGTIVMEMVFSYPGVGKLLLDATNAKDFALMQGVFLVITLSVLVANILADVVYAYLDPRTRQTES, encoded by the coding sequence GTGAGCACGGCTTTTCCGCAGCTCGACGACAACGACCTCATCGCGCAGAGCGCACGGGAGGCGGGGACGACCGCGACGACGGTGGACCGCGGGACCCGGCGCGTGCCCTGGCGCTTCTTCGCCGGACGCGCCGCGTTCTACCTCTTCACGCTCTGGGCCGCGATCACCATCAACTTCTTCCTGCCGCGGCTGATGAAGGGCGACGCGGTGACGTCCTACCTCGCCCGCAACCGCACGGTGAGCCCGGAGGCCGCCGACGCCCTGCGCATCCTGCTGGGGATCGACACCGACAAGAGCCTCTGGCAGCAGTACCTCGAGTACTGGGGCATGCTGCTCCGCGGCGACCTCGGCATCTCGACCCTGCACGGGCTGCGGCCGGTGGCCGAGGTGCTGGGGGCGGCGTTGCCCTGGACACTGGGGCTGGTGGGCATCGCGACGATCATCTCGTTCGCGCTCGGCACCGTCGCCGGCGCCATCGTCGGCTGGAAGCGCGGGAGCAAGCTCGACGCGATCATCCCGGTGACGACGTTCTTCAACACCATCCCGTACTTCTGGCTCGGCCTCATCGCGATCGCCATCTTCTCCTCGACGCTGAAGTGGTTCCCCTCCTCGCATGCCTACGACAAGGGGCAGTCGCCGGAATGGAGTCTCGACTTCATCGGGCAGGTGATCGCGCACGGCACCCTCCCGGCGCTGACGATCGTGGTCGCCTCGCTCGGCGGTTGGGTGCTGGGGATGCGCAACATGATGCTGACCGTGCTCGACGACGACTACATCACCGTCGCCCAGGCCAAGGGCATGCCCAACCGACGCGTGCTCTGGGCGTATGCGGCCCGCAACGCCGTGCTCCCGCAGATCCAGAGCTTCGCGCTGTCGATCGGCTTCATCGTGGGCGGCACGATCGTGATGGAGATGGTGTTCAGCTATCCGGGTGTCGGCAAGCTGCTGCTCGACGCGACCAACGCGAAGGACTTCGCGCTCATGCAGGGCGTGTTCCTCGTCATCACCCTCTCCGTGCTCGTGGCCAACATCCTCGCCGATGTCGTCTACGCCTACCTCGACCCGCGTACCCGCCAGACGGAGTCCTGA
- a CDS encoding ABC transporter permease, whose translation MTVPPTTAPDGSRVPSGMPETATLRTPADRAPARRTFRSQLAQAFAMFRNPKSIAGLIILGAFVLIAVFAPWIAPYGPTQKDRSALRQSPSWEHWLGTTHMGEDVLSQIIYGTRGVIVVGFLAAFIATAIAITIGVIAGYVRGWRSESLSALTNVFLVIPGIPLIIIIASQFENPPLIVIAAVLGLTGWAWGARVLRAQTMSLRNRDFIQAARANGEPLRRIITVEMLPNLLALIASSFVGTVTAAILGLTTLAFIGVIPVSNLNWGTILFWAQQNGAFPRLWWWYVPAGLCIAIIGVALSLINFGIDEYVNPRLRSAGERARAMKKKGLNVNDAVTAVRSVPLPEKSPDPVSSATSPGASGTTDSSNTATPHTNQNTK comes from the coding sequence ATGACCGTTCCCCCCACCACCGCCCCCGACGGCTCGCGCGTCCCCTCCGGCATGCCGGAGACCGCCACCCTGCGCACGCCCGCCGACCGCGCGCCGGCGCGCCGGACGTTCCGATCGCAGCTCGCCCAGGCGTTCGCGATGTTCCGCAACCCGAAGTCCATCGCGGGGCTGATCATCCTCGGGGCGTTCGTGCTCATCGCCGTCTTCGCCCCCTGGATCGCCCCGTACGGCCCGACGCAGAAGGACCGCTCCGCGCTCCGGCAGTCGCCGTCCTGGGAGCACTGGCTCGGCACCACGCACATGGGCGAGGACGTCCTGAGCCAGATCATCTACGGCACGCGCGGGGTCATCGTCGTCGGCTTCCTCGCCGCCTTCATCGCCACGGCGATCGCGATCACCATCGGCGTCATCGCGGGCTACGTGCGCGGGTGGCGGAGCGAGTCGCTGTCGGCGCTGACGAACGTGTTCCTCGTCATCCCCGGCATCCCGCTCATCATCATCATCGCCTCCCAGTTCGAGAACCCGCCGCTCATCGTGATCGCCGCGGTGCTCGGGCTGACCGGGTGGGCGTGGGGAGCCCGCGTGCTGCGCGCCCAGACCATGTCGCTGCGCAACCGCGACTTCATCCAGGCGGCGCGCGCCAACGGCGAGCCGCTGCGTCGCATCATCACGGTGGAGATGCTGCCGAACCTCCTCGCGCTCATCGCCTCGAGCTTCGTCGGTACCGTGACCGCCGCGATCCTCGGGCTCACGACCCTGGCGTTCATCGGCGTGATCCCGGTGAGCAACCTGAACTGGGGGACGATCCTGTTCTGGGCCCAGCAGAACGGCGCGTTCCCGCGGCTGTGGTGGTGGTATGTGCCGGCCGGGCTCTGCATCGCGATCATCGGCGTCGCGCTCTCGCTCATCAACTTCGGCATCGACGAGTACGTCAACCCGCGCCTGCGCTCGGCGGGAGAGCGGGCCAGGGCGATGAAGAAGAAGGGGCTCAACGTGAACGACGCCGTCACGGCCGTCCGCAGCGTGCCCCTGCCGGAGAAGAGCCCCGATCCCGTATCGTCGGCGACTTCGCCGGGCGCTTCCGGCACCACCGACTCCTCGAACACCGCGACACCGCACACGAACCAGAACACGAAGTGA
- a CDS encoding glycoside hydrolase family 3 N-terminal domain-containing protein: MTSQTLTTQLPYQDPALSIPERVADLLSRMTLEEKVGQMLQLDARDDIDDHVLRRHAGSILHASDERLRRAAVLVAQTRLGIPLLVGEDCIHGHSFFPGGTIYPTQLGMAASWDPALVERVARATAEEVAVTGIHWTFSPVLCIARDLRWGRVGETFGEDPFLIGELASAMVRGYQGDGLDDPTAILATAKHFAGYSETQGGRDASEADISPRKLRSWFLPPFERVAREGCRTFMLGYQTTDGVPITLNEWLLSDVLRGEWGYTGTLITDWDNVGRMVWEQRVQPDLTHAAAAAVRAGNDMVMTTPGFFEGALDAVARGLLPEDAFDDAVSRILTLKFELGLFEDPRLPRDDVSAVVGSAAHAELNLEIARRSLVLLENDGLLPLDPAAPLRVAVTGPLADDAQTQLGDWAGGSGQAGWLDGQPREMITTVLDGLRAVDAWTVTHTRGADILTLADDPRGTHFPDNQPRPPVVQPCPPDPALIAEAVAAAEAADVVVAVVGDRIELVGEGRSTATLELIGGQNALLDALIETGKPVVVVLLASKPLVLPSSVQRAAAVVWAANPGMQGGRAFADIVTGAVEPSGRLPISFARHVGQQPTYYNQIRGQHGDRYADLTQAPAWAFGEGRSYTTVAYADLELEQTELRLGDTVVGHVTVTNTGDRPVRETVQAYVRDEVTSVSWTDRELKSFRQVELAPGESARVRLEVPVADCTIVTAAGVRTVEPGAFTLLVGPSSREEHLLPAPFEISPS; encoded by the coding sequence ATGACCTCTCAGACTCTGACCACGCAGCTCCCGTACCAGGACCCCGCTCTCTCCATCCCCGAGCGCGTGGCCGACCTCCTCAGTCGCATGACGCTCGAGGAGAAGGTCGGGCAGATGCTCCAGCTCGACGCTCGCGACGACATCGACGACCACGTGCTCCGGCGGCACGCGGGCTCGATCCTGCACGCCTCGGACGAGCGTCTGCGGCGGGCTGCCGTCCTGGTCGCGCAGACCCGACTCGGTATCCCGCTGCTCGTGGGCGAGGACTGCATCCACGGTCACTCCTTCTTCCCCGGGGGCACGATCTACCCGACGCAGCTCGGTATGGCGGCCTCGTGGGACCCGGCGCTTGTCGAGCGCGTGGCGCGGGCGACGGCCGAGGAGGTCGCCGTCACCGGCATCCACTGGACGTTCTCGCCGGTGCTCTGCATCGCCCGCGACCTGCGCTGGGGGCGGGTGGGGGAGACCTTCGGGGAGGACCCGTTCCTCATCGGGGAGCTGGCTTCGGCCATGGTGCGCGGCTATCAGGGTGACGGGCTCGACGACCCCACCGCGATCCTCGCCACGGCCAAGCACTTCGCCGGCTACTCGGAGACGCAGGGTGGACGCGACGCCAGCGAGGCGGACATCTCCCCGCGCAAGCTGCGCTCCTGGTTCCTGCCGCCGTTCGAGCGGGTCGCCCGCGAGGGCTGCCGGACGTTCATGCTCGGCTACCAGACGACGGACGGGGTGCCCATCACGCTGAACGAGTGGCTGCTCAGCGACGTGCTCCGTGGCGAGTGGGGCTACACCGGCACGCTCATCACCGACTGGGACAACGTGGGCCGGATGGTGTGGGAGCAGCGGGTGCAGCCCGACCTCACGCATGCGGCGGCCGCCGCGGTGCGCGCAGGGAACGACATGGTGATGACCACGCCCGGGTTCTTCGAGGGGGCGCTGGACGCGGTCGCCAGGGGGCTGCTGCCGGAGGACGCGTTCGACGACGCGGTCTCCCGCATCCTTACGCTGAAGTTCGAGCTCGGACTCTTCGAAGACCCCCGGCTGCCCCGCGACGACGTGTCCGCCGTGGTCGGCAGCGCCGCGCATGCGGAGCTCAACCTCGAGATCGCGCGCCGCTCGCTCGTGCTCCTCGAGAACGACGGCCTGCTGCCGCTGGACCCGGCGGCACCGCTGCGAGTGGCGGTGACCGGGCCGCTCGCGGACGACGCGCAGACGCAGCTCGGCGACTGGGCGGGCGGCTCGGGCCAGGCGGGCTGGCTCGACGGACAGCCCCGCGAGATGATCACGACCGTGCTCGACGGCCTCCGCGCGGTGGACGCGTGGACGGTCACGCACACGCGCGGCGCCGACATCCTCACGCTCGCTGACGACCCCCGCGGCACGCACTTCCCGGACAACCAGCCGCGTCCTCCCGTGGTGCAGCCGTGCCCGCCGGATCCCGCGCTGATCGCGGAGGCGGTGGCCGCCGCCGAGGCCGCGGACGTCGTGGTCGCGGTGGTGGGCGATCGCATCGAGCTCGTGGGCGAGGGACGGTCCACGGCCACGCTGGAGCTCATCGGCGGCCAGAACGCCCTGCTCGATGCGCTCATCGAGACCGGGAAGCCCGTCGTCGTGGTGCTGCTGGCGTCCAAGCCTCTCGTGCTCCCGTCTTCGGTGCAGCGCGCGGCGGCCGTCGTGTGGGCGGCCAACCCGGGCATGCAGGGCGGACGGGCGTTCGCCGACATCGTCACGGGTGCCGTGGAGCCCTCGGGGCGGCTGCCGATCTCGTTCGCGCGGCACGTCGGACAGCAGCCGACCTACTACAACCAGATCCGCGGCCAGCACGGCGACCGCTACGCCGACCTCACCCAGGCGCCCGCGTGGGCCTTCGGCGAGGGCCGGTCGTACACGACCGTGGCGTACGCGGACCTGGAGCTGGAGCAGACGGAGCTGCGCCTCGGCGACACCGTGGTGGGGCACGTGACCGTGACGAACACGGGGGACCGGCCCGTCCGCGAGACCGTGCAGGCCTACGTGCGGGACGAGGTGACGAGCGTGAGCTGGACCGACCGTGAACTGAAGTCCTTCCGGCAGGTCGAGCTCGCGCCGGGGGAGAGCGCCCGCGTGCGGCTCGAGGTCCCCGTCGCGGACTGCACGATCGTGACCGCCGCCGGTGTCCGCACCGTGGAGCCCGGTGCCTTCACGCTCCTGGTCGGCCCCAGCTCCCGCGAGGAGCACCTCCTCCCCGCCCCCTTCGAGATCTCCCCGTCCTGA
- the fdxA gene encoding ferredoxin: MTYVIALPCVDLKDKACIDECPVDCIYEGERSLYIHPDECVDCGACEPVCPVEAIYYEDDLPDEWQDYYKANVEFFDEIGSPGGAARTGLIRHDHPLIAALPPQEVHE; encoded by the coding sequence ATGACGTATGTGATCGCGCTGCCGTGCGTCGACCTCAAGGACAAGGCCTGCATCGACGAGTGCCCCGTCGACTGCATCTACGAGGGCGAACGGTCGCTCTACATCCACCCGGATGAGTGCGTGGATTGCGGGGCGTGCGAGCCGGTGTGCCCCGTCGAGGCGATCTACTACGAGGACGACCTCCCCGACGAGTGGCAGGACTACTACAAGGCCAACGTCGAGTTCTTCGACGAGATCGGCTCGCCCGGCGGCGCCGCCCGCACCGGGCTCATCCGGCACGACCACCCCCTCATCGCCGCGCTCCCACCGCAGGAGGTGCACGAGTGA
- a CDS encoding FAD-dependent oxidoreductase codes for MTPRIAIVGAGPAGIYAADLIRAQVPEAAIDLYEKLPAPYGLVRYGVAPDHPRIRKIIDALHDVLLQPGIRLRGNVEVGVDVTVDELRRAYDGVVIATGADRDVTFDVPGADLPGSYGAAEFVAWYDAHPDVAQGWGLEAESVAVLGAGNVALDVTRILAKHAAALQSTDTPDHILDALAASRIRDVHLFARRGPADVRFSALELRELGEQHDVEVIVDPADLELDDHAARMLEQFSQRRIIVRTLTDWAERPSAGASRRIHLHFRHRPVRVLGADRVEGIEFERTASDPLGRMVGTGELVRYEVGAVYRAIGYLSSPVPGVPFDAARGIVPNAEGRVLDADGTPVPGLYATGWIKRGPIGLIGSTKSDAAQTVQHLVEDLAATPSARIDRDPPLDLPGVVDWEGWLRIDEAERRAGAVRGRERTKLVDRAAMRAHATPTPIPLEESTR; via the coding sequence GTGACCCCGCGCATCGCCATCGTCGGCGCGGGCCCCGCGGGCATCTACGCCGCCGACCTCATCCGGGCGCAGGTGCCGGAGGCGGCCATCGACCTGTACGAGAAGCTTCCCGCCCCGTACGGGCTCGTCCGCTACGGCGTCGCCCCCGACCATCCGCGCATCCGCAAGATCATCGATGCGCTGCACGACGTGCTCCTCCAGCCCGGCATCCGGCTGCGCGGCAACGTCGAGGTCGGCGTCGATGTGACGGTCGACGAGCTCCGCCGGGCGTACGACGGCGTCGTCATCGCGACCGGAGCCGACCGTGACGTGACGTTCGACGTGCCGGGAGCCGACCTTCCCGGATCGTACGGAGCCGCGGAGTTCGTGGCCTGGTACGACGCGCACCCCGACGTCGCCCAGGGCTGGGGTCTGGAGGCGGAGTCCGTGGCCGTGCTCGGCGCAGGCAACGTCGCGCTCGACGTCACACGCATCCTCGCGAAGCACGCCGCCGCGCTGCAGTCGACCGACACCCCCGACCACATCCTCGACGCGCTCGCCGCGAGTCGGATCCGCGACGTGCACCTCTTCGCCCGCCGTGGCCCGGCCGATGTGCGCTTCTCGGCCCTGGAGCTGCGCGAGCTGGGCGAGCAGCACGACGTGGAGGTGATCGTCGATCCCGCCGATCTCGAGCTCGACGACCACGCCGCCCGCATGCTGGAGCAGTTCTCCCAGCGCCGCATCATCGTGCGCACCCTCACGGACTGGGCGGAGCGTCCGTCCGCCGGGGCCTCCCGGCGCATCCACCTGCACTTCCGGCATCGACCCGTCCGCGTCCTCGGTGCGGACCGCGTGGAGGGCATCGAGTTCGAGCGCACCGCGTCCGATCCGCTCGGCCGCATGGTCGGCACCGGCGAGCTCGTGCGCTACGAGGTCGGCGCCGTCTACCGGGCGATCGGCTACCTCTCCTCGCCCGTGCCCGGTGTGCCGTTCGACGCGGCACGGGGCATCGTGCCGAACGCGGAGGGGCGGGTGCTCGATGCCGACGGCACGCCCGTCCCCGGCCTCTACGCCACCGGCTGGATCAAGCGCGGGCCGATCGGACTCATCGGCTCGACCAAGTCCGACGCCGCACAGACCGTGCAGCATCTCGTCGAGGACCTCGCTGCCACTCCGTCCGCCCGCATCGACCGGGACCCGCCCCTGGACCTCCCCGGCGTGGTGGACTGGGAGGGTTGGTTGCGCATCGACGAGGCCGAGCGCCGCGCCGGAGCCGTCCGCGGCCGGGAGCGCACGAAGCTCGTCGACCGCGCAGCCATGCGCGCCCACGCGACCCCCACCCCCATCCCTCTCGAGGAGAGCACCCGATGA
- a CDS encoding flavin reductase family protein, translated as MTRDPHTTPHPAAPVPTPVGEGLKAAFRTHPAGVAIITAQGPDGPVGLTASSVSSVAVDPAAIVFSVTRATGSAGAILGAETFVVHLIDDEHSALAQSFAVSGSERFTPEQGWTTLPTGEPHLAEARVALRCRAIQTVPVGSSTVVIAEVLEVLAGRPARPLVYIDRRFHALSHDTAL; from the coding sequence ATGACCCGCGACCCGCACACCACCCCGCACCCCGCCGCTCCGGTGCCCACGCCGGTCGGAGAGGGGCTCAAGGCGGCGTTCCGCACCCACCCCGCCGGTGTCGCCATCATCACGGCGCAGGGTCCGGACGGCCCCGTGGGCCTCACCGCGTCGAGCGTGTCGTCGGTCGCCGTCGATCCGGCGGCCATCGTGTTCTCGGTGACCAGGGCGACCGGAAGCGCCGGGGCCATCCTCGGCGCGGAGACCTTCGTCGTGCATCTCATCGACGACGAGCACTCCGCGCTCGCCCAGAGCTTCGCGGTGAGCGGTTCCGAGCGCTTCACGCCCGAGCAGGGCTGGACGACGCTGCCGACCGGGGAGCCGCACCTGGCGGAGGCCAGGGTCGCGTTGCGCTGCCGAGCGATCCAGACCGTGCCCGTCGGCTCGTCGACCGTGGTGATCGCCGAGGTGCTCGAGGTGCTCGCGGGCCGCCCCGCCCGCCCGCTCGTCTACATCGACCGCCGATTCCACGCCCTGTCCCACGACACCGCCCTCTGA
- a CDS encoding superoxide dismutase — translation MSTPYTLPELPYDYSALEPHISGKIMELHHSKHHQAYVTGANTALEQLAAARDSGDLGAVNKLEKDLAFNLGGHINHSVFWQNLSPEGGGAPEGELSAALADSFGSIDGFRAHFTATALGVQGSGWAVLAWDSVGARPVIFQLFDQQGNAPLGVIPLLQLDVWEHAYYLDYLNVRADYVKAFWNLVNWPDVQRRFETARTATAGLLVP, via the coding sequence ATGTCCACTCCGTACACGCTCCCCGAGCTGCCCTACGACTACTCCGCGCTGGAGCCGCACATTTCCGGCAAGATCATGGAGCTGCACCACTCCAAGCACCACCAGGCCTACGTGACCGGCGCGAACACGGCGCTGGAGCAGCTCGCGGCGGCCCGGGACAGCGGCGACCTCGGAGCGGTGAACAAGCTCGAGAAGGACCTCGCGTTCAACCTCGGCGGCCACATCAACCACTCCGTGTTCTGGCAGAACCTCTCGCCCGAGGGCGGCGGGGCTCCGGAGGGCGAGCTCTCGGCGGCGCTCGCGGATTCGTTCGGGTCGATCGACGGTTTCCGCGCGCACTTCACCGCGACGGCCCTCGGCGTGCAGGGGTCCGGCTGGGCCGTGCTCGCCTGGGACTCGGTGGGCGCTCGCCCGGTGATCTTCCAGCTCTTCGACCAGCAGGGCAACGCGCCGCTCGGCGTCATCCCGCTGCTGCAGCTCGACGTGTGGGAGCACGCCTACTACCTCGACTACCTCAACGTGCGGGCGGACTACGTCAAGGCGTTCTGGAACCTCGTGAACTGGCCCGACGTGCAGCGCCGCTTCGAGACGGCGCGCACCGCGACCGCGGGTCTCCTCGTCCCCTGA